From Kaistella polysaccharea:
TTTTGCAACTTCAGTTTTTACGAGCGCTTCAGTAGTTGCATCAGTTGTATAAATACCGCTTCTATAATTATCGCCAACATCATTTCCTTGTCGGTCTAAAGTTGTAGGATCTATCGATTTAAAATAAAGATCAATTAGTAGCGGTAAGTTTACTTGATCTGCGTCATACTGAACTTTTACAGCTTCGGCGAAGCCAGTTGTGTGACTGATTACTTGCTCGTATGTCGGATTTTTAATCTTACCGTTTGCATATCCAACTTCTGTAGCAACTACGCCTCTTACGAGTTGAAATAGGTGTTCTGTTCCCCAGAAACATCCGCCTGCGAAATATATTTCTTTAATGTTTTTACCTTCCATATTATTTTCCGTTTGTTTTATTTGATTTGTAGGTTTTACTTTAGCTTTTGAGCACGAAAAAGTGGTCGCTGCGAAAACGCCAACTCCAAAGATAAAAGCCATGAGTGTTAAAATGTTTTTCATTTTTGTCTTATTATTTTTATTCATTATTCTTAATTAAATTTTTTCTTTAAATGCAAATATGAGGCTGAAATTTGAATAAGCTAAATGTAAATTTCTATCGTTATCATTTATCAAATTTTGCGTCTCGCACCTACAATTTTATATACGGGATATCGAGCGATAAAGATTGTTTTTTCATATAAATTATTGTTCAAAATCTTTAAAACTTATAATAATTAATTCGTAAGAAGATTATTCGAGAGTCATTTCAAAAATCATTAAATTTGCCACCTTATCATTAAGCCAAGAAAATCGCTAAAAAGCCAACTCAATCATGACTTCACAACAAATTAGACAACAGTTTTTAGATTATTTTAAAGAAAAAGGACATTTAATCGTTCCTTCTGCACCAATTGTGTTGAAAGATGATCCTACTTTAATGTTCTCAAACTCTGGTATGACGCAGTTTAAGGATTATTTCCTGGGGTATAAAGAACCGAAAGCACCACGAATTGCAGATACCCAAAAATGTTTAAGAGTTTCTGGTAAACACAATGATTTAGATGATGTTGGCCGCGATACGTACCACCACACCATGTTTGAAATGTTGGGCAACTGGTCCTTTGGCGATTACTTTAAAAAAGAAGCGATTGATTATGCGTGGGAATTGTTGACCGAAGTTTATAAAATTCCGAAAGAGAATTTATACGTAACTATTTTTGAAGGAGATGCTTCTGAAAATTTAGACCGCGATAATGATGCCTATAATTTCTGGAAAGCACATATTTCTGAGGACCGAATTATCAACGGAAACAAGAAAGATAATTTCTGGGAAATGGGCGAAAGCGGACCTTGCGGACCTTGTTCAGAAATTCATATCGATATTAGAACTGAGGA
This genomic window contains:
- the msrA gene encoding peptide-methionine (S)-S-oxide reductase MsrA translates to MKNILTLMAFIFGVGVFAATTFSCSKAKVKPTNQIKQTENNMEGKNIKEIYFAGGCFWGTEHLFQLVRGVVATEVGYANGKIKNPTYEQVISHTTGFAEAVKVQYDADQVNLPLLIDLYFKSIDPTTLDRQGNDVGDNYRSGIYTTDATTEALVKTEVAKLAKNYSKPVVVETIPLQNFYKAEDYHQDYLEKNPGGYCHIPLSVFEEAKKANPLPAGK